The following coding sequences lie in one Thermomicrobium sp. 4228-Ro genomic window:
- a CDS encoding CvpA family protein: MRTVTLYLVLDILLLVLLALFVPIGFWRGASREVLVTLGILLGFALGEFWAQPWGLSLSEWTGLGEGAASFLTAVLILVACTFLIGYGASAVMLVPQPGLAGRLLGALIAFANGTLLLGFALRAIRLYLLGGAPSGLFERSIIARLLSESMPWVLLGGAVLALPIIVVTALLGSHAVEAEIASPSGEGEFAYQHTPTRPLPPRAPFAQRQPAVTYKAEPIRRHEEPTRPLRPTEMGADAGEHRAAGLADRETAVLARPESPGQSRPTGNRCPYCHADISEAEVFCPRCGRVL, from the coding sequence GTGCGGACCGTGACGCTCTATCTCGTCCTCGACATTCTCCTTCTTGTCCTGCTCGCGCTGTTCGTTCCGATCGGCTTCTGGCGCGGTGCCTCGCGTGAGGTGCTGGTCACGCTCGGGATCCTGCTCGGGTTCGCGCTCGGCGAGTTCTGGGCGCAACCGTGGGGGCTGTCGCTGTCTGAATGGACCGGACTCGGTGAGGGGGCTGCCAGCTTTCTCACCGCAGTGCTCATCCTGGTTGCCTGTACGTTCTTGATCGGTTATGGTGCCAGTGCAGTCATGCTCGTTCCTCAGCCTGGTCTCGCCGGGCGCCTGCTCGGTGCACTCATCGCGTTCGCGAACGGCACGCTCCTCCTCGGTTTCGCTTTGCGAGCGATCCGACTGTATCTCCTCGGCGGTGCGCCGTCGGGCCTTTTCGAACGGTCGATCATCGCTCGTCTGCTGAGCGAGAGTATGCCGTGGGTCCTCTTGGGTGGGGCGGTGCTGGCGCTTCCGATCATCGTGGTCACAGCGTTGCTCGGTTCCCATGCCGTCGAGGCGGAGATCGCGAGCCCCTCGGGAGAAGGCGAATTCGCCTACCAGCACACGCCCACGCGTCCGCTCCCACCACGTGCACCGTTCGCCCAGCGCCAGCCAGCCGTCACGTACAAGGCGGAGCCGATCCGACGGCACGAGGAACCGACCCGGCCGTTGCGACCGACCGAGATGGGAGCCGATGCGGGCGAGCATCGAGCTGCGGGGCTGGCCGATCGAGAGACAGCCGTGCTGGCCCGTCCGGAGTCGCCCGGGCAGTCGCGTCCGACTGGTAACCGCTGCCCGTACTGCCATGCCGATATCAGCGAGGCTGAGGTCTTTTGCCCACGCTGCGGCCGCGTGTTGTAG
- a CDS encoding aminotransferase class I/II-fold pyridoxal phosphate-dependent enzyme, which produces MADEQSRAPYLERWLTYLEEGVVPFSTPGHKQGRGAPPEFTDAFGARALALDIPHDGGTYETHLAVDPLDEAEQLAAALWGARDAVFLVNGSTTGNLAALLTLSQPGRPVIVTRAMHKSLLAGLVLSGARPVYVVPELHGESGLLLDIAPEAVEQALQAYPDATAVMIVSPTYTGVTSDIARLAVICHQHGVPLFVDEAWGPHLPFHPALPPAAIPSGADLAVTSLHKLAGALTQTAILLVGGDLVDTARLRAAVAMVQTTSPAAFLYASLDATRRRLALEGEGLLARTLELAERARGALASIPGLQVIGPEIVSGRPGAGFDRTRLVVDVQGIGLTGLEAKRRLRRDHGIAAEMADLVSVVCLLTVGDTPETIDALVRAFAALAAEQRAHRCSYDVRELGALLRATGPVVAGAPQVLTPREAYFAPVERVPLTAAAGRIAAEPITPYPPGIPVVAPGEAIRPEVVEFLQAGIAAGMRFNGASDPTLQTIRVVHE; this is translated from the coding sequence GTGGCCGACGAACAGTCCCGGGCACCGTATCTCGAACGGTGGCTGACGTATCTAGAAGAGGGTGTCGTCCCCTTTTCGACACCCGGGCACAAGCAGGGACGTGGAGCGCCACCGGAGTTTACGGACGCGTTCGGCGCGCGTGCGCTGGCCCTGGATATTCCCCACGACGGTGGTACCTACGAAACGCATCTGGCGGTCGATCCGCTCGATGAGGCCGAGCAGTTGGCTGCTGCCCTCTGGGGCGCTCGTGACGCCGTCTTTCTCGTCAATGGCAGCACGACCGGAAACCTCGCCGCGCTGTTGACGCTGAGCCAGCCTGGTCGGCCAGTGATCGTGACGCGAGCGATGCATAAGTCGCTCCTCGCTGGGCTCGTGCTGAGCGGCGCGCGACCGGTCTACGTCGTACCCGAACTGCATGGCGAGAGCGGACTCCTCCTCGATATCGCGCCGGAAGCCGTCGAGCAAGCTCTTCAGGCGTATCCGGACGCGACTGCAGTCATGATCGTCAGTCCGACGTATACCGGCGTGACAAGCGACATCGCTCGACTCGCCGTGATCTGTCACCAACACGGTGTCCCGCTCTTCGTCGACGAGGCCTGGGGACCACACCTCCCGTTCCATCCGGCGCTGCCGCCAGCGGCCATTCCCTCAGGTGCTGACCTCGCCGTGACCAGCCTGCACAAGTTAGCCGGTGCACTCACGCAGACGGCGATCCTGCTCGTCGGTGGTGACCTCGTCGATACGGCACGACTCCGAGCGGCGGTCGCCATGGTGCAGACGACGAGCCCGGCCGCTTTCCTCTATGCATCGCTCGACGCGACGCGACGGCGGCTGGCCTTGGAGGGCGAGGGTCTCCTCGCCCGAACGCTCGAACTCGCCGAGCGAGCGCGTGGCGCGCTCGCGAGTATCCCCGGATTGCAGGTAATCGGTCCCGAGATCGTCAGCGGTCGACCTGGCGCCGGGTTCGATCGCACCCGGCTCGTCGTCGACGTGCAAGGGATCGGGCTGACCGGTCTGGAAGCGAAACGCCGCCTGCGCCGTGACCACGGGATCGCTGCCGAGATGGCAGATCTCGTCAGTGTCGTCTGCCTGTTGACGGTGGGTGATACGCCGGAGACGATCGATGCGCTGGTCCGGGCATTCGCTGCACTGGCTGCGGAGCAGAGAGCGCATCGGTGCTCGTACGACGTGCGCGAACTGGGCGCGCTCTTGCGGGCGACCGGGCCGGTCGTCGCCGGTGCACCACAGGTGCTGACACCACGCGAGGCGTACTTCGCACCGGTCGAGCGCGTGCCGCTCACCGCCGCTGCAGGCCGTATCGCCGCCGAGCCGATCACGCCCTATCCACCGGGTATTCCGGTCGTCGCACCAGGAGAAGCGATCCGGCCCGAGGTGGTGGAGTTCCTTCAGGCTGGGATCGCTGCCGGTATGCGCTTCAACGGTGCGAGCGATCCGACCCTGCAGACGATCCGCGTCGTGCACGAGTGA
- a CDS encoding uroporphyrinogen decarboxylase family protein translates to MRTPSEHWERVEAALAGAPLDAPPVSLWRHFPEVDQQAESLAAATVAWQRRFAFDFVKAMPPGDYPVIAWGGASEYRGSPNGTRTVTRCPVQRAEDWATIRPLRVDRGAFRVVIGSVRLVVQELEGTVPVLQTIFSPLTVAFKLSAGRVVQDIATHPDRVREALAAITKTTRELIRASLVAGAHGIFFATQCATADVMDAETYAQWGCPWDLDALAEASGASIVLLHLHGPQPHFDLVLDYPVNVLNWHDRRAGPSLREGEQRSGRCVAGGIDETRLAEREPEAAADEAVDAVRQLGGRHLMVTPGCVIPIATPEATIEAIVRAVRRAGAPARQN, encoded by the coding sequence GTGCGGACGCCGAGTGAGCATTGGGAACGGGTCGAGGCAGCGCTGGCCGGCGCACCGCTCGACGCACCGCCGGTGAGTCTGTGGCGGCACTTCCCCGAGGTCGACCAGCAGGCCGAATCCTTGGCTGCCGCGACGGTAGCCTGGCAGCGCCGTTTCGCCTTCGACTTCGTCAAAGCGATGCCGCCCGGCGACTACCCGGTCATCGCCTGGGGCGGAGCGAGCGAGTACCGCGGTTCCCCGAACGGTACACGCACCGTGACGCGCTGTCCCGTGCAGCGGGCGGAGGACTGGGCGACGATCCGGCCGCTCCGCGTGGATCGGGGAGCGTTCCGCGTCGTCATCGGCAGCGTACGGCTGGTCGTCCAGGAACTCGAGGGAACCGTGCCTGTCCTACAGACGATCTTCAGTCCCTTGACGGTGGCTTTCAAACTCTCGGCTGGCCGCGTCGTCCAGGACATCGCGACACACCCCGATCGCGTCAGGGAGGCGTTAGCGGCGATCACCAAGACGACACGCGAGTTGATTCGCGCCTCGCTGGTTGCCGGCGCGCACGGGATCTTCTTCGCGACCCAGTGTGCGACCGCTGACGTGATGGATGCGGAGACCTACGCACAGTGGGGGTGCCCCTGGGATCTCGACGCCCTCGCGGAAGCGTCCGGAGCGTCGATCGTGCTGCTGCACCTCCACGGTCCGCAACCGCACTTCGATCTCGTCCTCGACTATCCAGTCAACGTGCTCAACTGGCACGACCGCCGGGCGGGGCCCTCGCTCCGCGAGGGCGAGCAGCGGAGCGGGCGCTGCGTCGCCGGCGGCATCGACGAGACCCGGCTCGCTGAGCGCGAGCCGGAAGCGGCGGCAGACGAAGCAGTCGATGCCGTCAGGCAGCTCGGTGGGCGCCACCTGATGGTGACACCTGGCTGCGTGATTCCGATCGCGACACCCGAGGCCACCATCGAGGCGATCGTCCGCGCTGTGCGTCGTGCTGGAGCCCCAGCCCGGCAGAACTGA
- a CDS encoding NYN domain-containing protein — protein sequence MVLANQMDRVALFFDMSNLYFVARDLGVRIDYARLLDFLVAGRRLVCAYAYVTLAGEESSAVPFLTWLRRNGFRVVTRTLRRGSDGVLRGDLDLELAVDVLLQAPHVDVIVLVTGDGDYCYLVEAVQRLGRRVEIASAPRNTAVELMELADYYIDLEANLRHFSQPRPSSIGRGEPGGRASENWRTRHEEEPEERGYELERGSEWGEQEYRDDDFGR from the coding sequence ATGGTTTTGGCGAATCAGATGGATCGTGTCGCCTTGTTTTTCGATATGTCCAACCTCTATTTCGTCGCTCGTGACCTCGGTGTCCGCATCGACTACGCACGCTTGCTCGATTTCCTGGTCGCTGGTCGTCGGTTGGTCTGTGCTTATGCGTACGTCACGCTGGCGGGAGAGGAATCGAGCGCAGTGCCGTTCCTGACCTGGTTGCGGCGTAACGGCTTCCGCGTGGTCACGCGCACGCTGCGGCGCGGTAGCGACGGTGTCCTGCGCGGTGACCTCGACCTTGAGCTCGCGGTCGACGTGCTGCTTCAAGCACCGCACGTCGACGTCATCGTCCTAGTCACTGGTGACGGCGACTACTGCTACCTCGTCGAGGCTGTGCAGCGGCTCGGCCGACGCGTCGAGATCGCCTCGGCACCGCGCAACACCGCCGTCGAGTTGATGGAGCTAGCCGACTATTACATCGATTTGGAAGCCAATCTCCGTCACTTCAGCCAGCCGCGACCGTCCTCGATCGGCCGTGGTGAGCCCGGTGGACGGGCCAGCGAGAACTGGCGCACCCGTCACGAGGAAGAGCCGGAGGAGCGCGGCTACGAGCTGGAGCGCGGGTCGGAGTGGGGCGAGCAGGAGTACCGCGATGACGATTTCGGTCGCTGA
- the rmuC gene encoding DNA recombination protein RmuC codes for MGDTATLVVLVGAVGLVGLATALALVLWASRRTGGPLPDLAPLQSALAVLQETARSQSQQVSELARSLADLSTATSQLQTRTQATEQYQLQLQSGLQRLSETVRELQGKLDESARQHLQHTTTLVQALQQLATRTAELQSRTQTSEQRQVQLQDALQRLGELLGELRGSLQNLEKQHDTTSGRIDQLQQALVTAQQALLELRRNDEEARRQQEELARFVARIDAVLTGSASRGAAGEHVLEAILEHLPAEFKAFNLTIRNRTVEFAFRLPNGKHVPVDSKWVGVRQLEELEETASDQLRRELEVLLERRIDEVTVYLDPELTLGLAIIAVPDAVYRWTQRLHARALERGVVVISYSMAIPYFLTLLHFAVRFLREEDSARISALSHQLEQALRTMESELNGRFAKGLTMLQNSRDALARETASALGSLRQMQALSGATPPALVEQLDGDDARADAE; via the coding sequence GTGGGGGACACGGCGACGCTCGTCGTGCTGGTCGGTGCGGTCGGCCTGGTCGGGCTTGCGACTGCGCTCGCGCTCGTTCTCTGGGCAAGCCGACGGACCGGTGGGCCGCTTCCCGACCTCGCTCCGCTGCAGAGTGCACTCGCTGTGCTCCAGGAAACCGCGCGCAGCCAGTCGCAACAGGTCAGTGAGCTGGCACGGTCGCTGGCCGATCTCTCCACCGCCACCTCCCAGCTGCAGACCCGCACACAGGCGACCGAGCAGTATCAGCTGCAGCTGCAGAGCGGTCTGCAGCGATTGAGCGAGACCGTGCGGGAACTCCAGGGAAAACTCGACGAGTCAGCGCGCCAACACCTGCAGCACACGACGACCCTCGTCCAGGCACTCCAGCAACTCGCCACGCGCACGGCCGAGCTGCAAAGCCGTACGCAGACAAGCGAGCAACGGCAGGTGCAACTCCAGGATGCACTGCAGCGACTCGGCGAACTGCTCGGTGAACTCCGCGGCAGTCTCCAGAATTTGGAAAAACAACACGATACGACGAGCGGGCGAATCGATCAGCTGCAGCAGGCACTGGTGACCGCCCAGCAGGCACTCCTCGAACTCCGTCGCAACGACGAGGAAGCGCGCCGCCAGCAGGAGGAGCTGGCCCGCTTCGTCGCCCGTATCGATGCTGTCCTGACCGGGTCGGCCTCGCGCGGTGCGGCTGGCGAGCACGTCCTCGAAGCCATCCTCGAGCACCTTCCGGCCGAGTTCAAAGCGTTCAACCTGACGATCCGGAACCGCACCGTCGAGTTCGCTTTTCGCCTGCCCAACGGAAAACATGTCCCGGTCGATTCGAAATGGGTCGGTGTCCGCCAGCTGGAGGAACTCGAGGAGACAGCCAGTGACCAGTTGCGTCGCGAACTGGAAGTGCTCCTCGAACGGCGGATTGACGAAGTCACCGTCTACCTCGATCCCGAGCTGACATTGGGGCTCGCCATCATCGCTGTCCCGGACGCGGTCTACCGCTGGACGCAACGGCTCCATGCTCGGGCGCTCGAGCGTGGCGTGGTGGTCATCTCCTACAGCATGGCGATCCCCTACTTCCTCACGCTCCTGCACTTCGCGGTGCGCTTCCTCCGCGAGGAGGACAGCGCGCGCATCTCCGCGCTGTCGCACCAGCTCGAACAGGCGCTCCGGACAATGGAGAGCGAGCTCAATGGCCGATTCGCCAAAGGACTCACGATGCTGCAGAATAGTCGCGATGCGCTCGCCCGCGAGACCGCGAGCGCGCTCGGTTCCTTGCGACAGATGCAAGCGCTCAGTGGGGCGACACCCCCTGCGCTCGTCGAGCAACTGGACGGAGACGACGCGCGTGCGGACGCCGAGTGA
- a CDS encoding electron transfer flavoprotein subunit alpha/FixB family protein yields the protein MAGNGVLVVIETSGGQPRPAALELCGAAQAVQEALGSATALVVGQGIGAATEQAARLGVARVLAVDAPEFAEPVAERVARAVLVAWEQLDPALVLLPGTTLGRDVAALVAARRGVPHLVDVVALGVTADELMVTRPVYQSKLLTTVRASRTRAAVVTVRAGSFRPPEPGEPVPIERLPVELQEPDRRVRVTRMVDKPRGQVDLESAPVVVVGGRGVGGPEGFEQLAELAELLGGALGCTRAVSDLGWRPHYEQIGQTGKQVRPKLYLGVGVSGAVQHTVGMQGSETVVVINRDSNAPLVKQADFAVIADWNEIVPRLIARLRERRGRSA from the coding sequence ATGGCAGGGAACGGTGTCCTGGTCGTTATCGAGACGTCGGGTGGGCAGCCGCGTCCAGCTGCACTGGAACTCTGCGGGGCAGCCCAGGCCGTGCAGGAGGCGCTCGGTTCAGCGACCGCGCTGGTCGTCGGGCAGGGGATCGGTGCGGCGACCGAGCAGGCCGCGCGACTGGGAGTGGCTCGTGTGCTCGCTGTCGATGCGCCGGAATTCGCTGAGCCGGTTGCCGAACGGGTGGCGCGTGCAGTCCTGGTGGCGTGGGAGCAACTGGATCCAGCGCTTGTCCTCTTGCCGGGGACGACCCTCGGTCGCGATGTGGCAGCGCTGGTGGCAGCACGCCGTGGCGTACCGCACCTCGTCGATGTCGTCGCGCTCGGGGTGACGGCGGACGAACTCATGGTGACGCGGCCGGTATATCAGAGCAAGCTGCTCACGACAGTTCGGGCTAGCCGGACGCGTGCCGCGGTCGTCACCGTTCGGGCTGGTTCGTTCCGGCCGCCGGAACCCGGCGAGCCAGTGCCGATCGAACGCTTACCGGTCGAACTCCAGGAACCCGACCGACGGGTGCGGGTCACGCGGATGGTCGACAAGCCACGTGGGCAGGTCGATCTGGAGAGTGCTCCGGTCGTGGTCGTCGGAGGACGTGGCGTCGGCGGCCCCGAGGGGTTCGAGCAGCTTGCTGAGCTGGCAGAACTCCTGGGTGGTGCGCTCGGGTGCACCCGAGCGGTCAGCGATCTCGGCTGGCGGCCACACTACGAGCAGATCGGCCAGACAGGCAAGCAGGTACGGCCGAAGCTCTATCTCGGTGTCGGCGTCTCGGGAGCGGTGCAGCACACCGTCGGGATGCAAGGGAGCGAGACGGTGGTCGTGATCAATCGAGACTCGAACGCACCGCTGGTCAAGCAAGCTGACTTCGCTGTCATCGCGGACTGGAACGAGATCGTGCCGCGCCTCATCGCCCGGTTGCGCGAGCGACGGGGGCGCTCAGCATGA
- a CDS encoding FAD-dependent oxidoreductase, giving the protein MSQERVEVIVVGAGPAGVATALTLARAGVEVIVLERGAYPGAKNVMGGILYRQPTEELVPEFWRVAPLERAIIEQRYLLLTGEDAIGLSYRTPTFGQPPYNAFSVLRAEWDRWFAEQAEAAGALIATGVTVEDLLWEDGRIVGVRAGEQGELYANVVVLAEGANALLVQKAGLARDWQPDEQALVAKELLRLPVQEIERRFNVSAGEGVAIEAFGASTGGLLGYGFIYTNRETLSIGTGALLSDLIAHEVNVSDLLERFKRHPAIAPLLEGAELVEYSAHLIPEGGWRAMPALFADGVLVVGDAAGFVNPLSREGSNFAMISGKLAAETILEARAAGDYSVHALSRYWEKLEESFIHPDLEAIRNVTPFVHARPYLLRDYPQALARAFRQYLTVDGTPKAIKYRRIGWKLFADLDPMRLLRDVVCAAWHVLR; this is encoded by the coding sequence ATGAGCCAGGAGCGCGTCGAGGTTATCGTCGTCGGGGCAGGGCCGGCTGGGGTCGCGACTGCGCTGACGCTCGCCCGGGCGGGTGTCGAGGTGATCGTGCTGGAACGGGGTGCCTACCCAGGCGCCAAGAACGTGATGGGGGGCATCCTCTATCGCCAGCCGACCGAGGAACTCGTACCGGAGTTCTGGCGCGTGGCGCCGCTCGAGCGCGCGATCATCGAGCAGCGCTACCTGCTGCTGACCGGTGAGGACGCGATCGGTCTCAGCTACCGGACTCCCACCTTCGGACAGCCGCCGTACAACGCGTTCAGTGTCCTGCGTGCCGAATGGGACCGCTGGTTCGCCGAGCAGGCTGAAGCGGCCGGAGCGCTCATCGCGACCGGTGTCACAGTCGAAGATCTCCTCTGGGAAGACGGACGGATCGTCGGCGTTCGGGCGGGCGAGCAGGGTGAGCTGTATGCGAACGTGGTCGTGCTCGCCGAGGGGGCGAATGCGCTCCTCGTCCAGAAGGCGGGCTTGGCGCGCGACTGGCAGCCGGACGAACAGGCCCTGGTCGCCAAAGAGCTCCTGCGCCTTCCTGTTCAGGAGATCGAGCGGCGCTTCAACGTGTCCGCCGGGGAAGGGGTCGCGATCGAGGCGTTCGGTGCCTCGACCGGCGGATTGCTCGGCTACGGGTTCATCTACACCAACCGGGAAACGCTCTCGATCGGCACCGGAGCGCTCTTGAGCGATCTCATCGCGCACGAAGTGAACGTGAGCGATCTTCTGGAGCGCTTCAAGCGACATCCAGCGATCGCTCCACTGCTCGAGGGAGCGGAACTGGTCGAATACAGTGCACACCTGATTCCGGAAGGTGGCTGGCGGGCGATGCCAGCGCTCTTCGCGGACGGCGTGCTGGTGGTCGGAGACGCGGCTGGCTTCGTGAATCCGCTCAGCCGCGAGGGGTCGAACTTCGCGATGATCTCGGGGAAGCTGGCAGCGGAGACGATCCTCGAGGCACGTGCAGCCGGTGACTATTCGGTGCACGCACTGAGCCGCTACTGGGAGAAGCTCGAGGAAAGCTTCATCCACCCGGATCTCGAGGCGATCCGGAACGTGACGCCGTTCGTCCACGCTCGCCCCTATCTCTTGCGCGACTATCCACAGGCACTGGCTCGTGCGTTCCGGCAGTATCTGACGGTCGACGGGACCCCGAAGGCGATCAAGTACCGTAGGATCGGGTGGAAACTGTTCGCTGACCTCGACCCCATGCGTCTCTTGCGAGACGTCGTCTGTGCTGCCTGGCACGTCCTGCGCTGA
- the glnA gene encoding type I glutamate--ammonia ligase: MYGSCKTPEQVLDLIRKHDIRIVDLRFTDIPGTWQHASLPASQLSLIDFERGIGFDGSSIRGFQAIEESDMLLMPDPETAFVDPFATIPTLAIICNVLDPETRRPYSRDPRYVAQKAEEFLRATGIAATSYWGPEIEFFLFDHVSYDVLPYRMDYAIDSREGYWNSGRNDGRPNLGYTIRPKEGYFPAPPHDTFQDIRSEAALILEQIGVPVEMHHHEVATAGQGEIDMRRDTLTAMADKVMIYKYVVKNVARKHGVTATFMPKPLFGDNGNGMHTHQSLWRDGRNLFYADCHYAELSDLALKYVPGLLTHVDALLALTSPTTNSYKRLVPHYEAPVMVAFSKRNRSACVRIPMYTTGPENAAAKRIEFRPPDPSCNPYLAFAAMLMAGLDGIQRQLDASQFGPLDVNIYPLADEKANSVKNVPGSLGAALDALERDHDWLLEGDVFTRDLLETWITYKREKELREVDIRPHPDEFYLYFDV, encoded by the coding sequence ATGTACGGCTCCTGCAAGACTCCAGAGCAAGTTCTCGATCTGATCCGCAAGCACGACATTCGGATCGTCGACCTCCGCTTCACTGATATCCCAGGTACGTGGCAACACGCCTCGCTGCCAGCGAGCCAGTTGAGCCTCATCGACTTCGAGCGCGGGATCGGTTTTGACGGCTCGAGTATCCGGGGTTTCCAGGCGATCGAGGAAAGCGACATGCTCCTCATGCCGGATCCCGAGACCGCATTCGTCGATCCCTTCGCGACGATCCCCACGCTCGCCATCATTTGCAATGTCCTCGACCCGGAAACACGCCGCCCCTACTCGCGCGATCCGCGCTATGTGGCCCAGAAGGCCGAAGAATTCCTTCGGGCAACCGGGATCGCCGCTACCAGCTACTGGGGCCCGGAGATCGAGTTCTTCTTGTTCGATCACGTGAGCTATGATGTCCTCCCGTATCGGATGGACTACGCGATCGACTCGCGCGAGGGTTACTGGAACAGCGGCCGGAACGACGGGCGACCGAACCTCGGCTACACGATCCGGCCTAAGGAAGGCTACTTTCCCGCTCCGCCGCACGATACGTTCCAGGACATCCGCAGCGAGGCTGCGCTGATCCTCGAGCAGATCGGCGTCCCGGTCGAGATGCACCACCACGAGGTTGCGACTGCCGGTCAGGGCGAGATCGACATGCGCCGCGACACCCTGACGGCGATGGCCGACAAGGTCATGATCTACAAGTACGTCGTCAAGAACGTGGCACGCAAGCACGGGGTCACCGCCACGTTCATGCCCAAGCCACTCTTCGGCGATAACGGGAACGGCATGCACACCCACCAGAGTCTCTGGCGCGACGGCCGGAACCTGTTCTACGCCGATTGTCACTACGCCGAACTCTCGGACCTGGCCCTCAAGTACGTGCCCGGCCTGCTGACGCACGTCGATGCACTGCTCGCCCTCACGAGCCCGACGACGAACTCCTACAAGCGGCTGGTTCCGCACTACGAGGCGCCGGTGATGGTCGCCTTTTCCAAGCGCAACCGCAGCGCCTGCGTCCGTATCCCGATGTACACGACCGGACCAGAGAACGCAGCCGCTAAGCGCATCGAGTTCCGGCCACCCGATCCGAGCTGCAACCCCTACCTCGCCTTCGCCGCCATGCTGATGGCCGGTCTCGACGGGATCCAGCGCCAGCTCGATGCCAGCCAGTTCGGTCCACTGGATGTGAACATCTATCCCCTCGCTGACGAGAAGGCGAACTCCGTCAAGAACGTTCCCGGCTCGCTCGGTGCGGCGCTCGATGCGCTCGAACGCGATCACGACTGGCTGCTCGAGGGTGACGTCTTCACGCGCGACCTGCTCGAGACCTGGATCACCTACAAGCGGGAGAAGGAACTCCGCGAGGTCGACATCCGACCGCATCCGGACGAGTTCTACTTGTACTTCGACGTCTGA
- the glnA gene encoding type I glutamate--ammonia ligase, producing the protein MVGPDGHGAAPRPIGWHGRRKWIGNDRRFREGGFALVVDTRVVGRRAPVPTADEVLKRAEELKIEFVSLQFTDIMGIVKNVQIPIDVFPHVIEQGQWFDGSSIEGFARIAESDMYLMPDLSTFAPIPWDPQTARVICWVYNPNGELFPGDPRVVLLRQLERAAKLGFVYNTGPELEFFLFRKESGKIAPLPHDQGSYFDLTTDLAAEVRKDMIRALEAFGIKVEAGHHEVAVGQHEIDFEYSDALTTADNAITFKYTLKAIAQRHDLYATFMPKPIAGINGSGMHTHQSLASIETGQNLFVDTDDPYGLSDLAKHFIAGQLYHARGMCAVLAPLVNSYKRLVPGYEAPVYISWARQNRSALIRVPAVRHGRVQATRIELRCPDPSANPYLAYTVMLAAGLDGIERKLPLPEPVEENVYHFTDEDLKRRNIQTLPSTLGEAMDELAKDEVIREALGEHVFERLLEAQKRDWDAFRQYVTQWELDRYLEIY; encoded by the coding sequence ATGGTCGGCCCGGATGGCCACGGCGCTGCCCCCAGGCCGATCGGGTGGCATGGGCGCCGCAAGTGGATCGGCAACGATCGTCGATTCCGTGAAGGAGGGTTTGCCTTGGTCGTCGATACGCGTGTCGTCGGTCGGCGCGCGCCAGTTCCGACCGCTGATGAGGTGCTCAAGCGCGCCGAGGAACTCAAGATCGAGTTCGTCAGCCTGCAGTTCACCGATATCATGGGGATCGTCAAGAACGTCCAGATCCCCATCGACGTGTTTCCGCACGTGATCGAACAGGGCCAGTGGTTCGATGGCTCCTCGATCGAGGGGTTCGCCCGGATCGCCGAGAGCGACATGTACCTCATGCCCGACCTCTCGACCTTCGCACCGATCCCGTGGGATCCCCAGACGGCTCGCGTGATCTGCTGGGTCTACAATCCGAACGGCGAACTGTTCCCCGGCGATCCGCGTGTGGTGCTGTTGCGGCAGCTCGAGCGCGCCGCCAAGCTGGGCTTCGTCTACAACACCGGTCCCGAGCTGGAGTTCTTCCTCTTCCGCAAGGAGAGCGGCAAGATCGCGCCGCTCCCCCACGACCAGGGTAGCTACTTCGACCTGACGACTGACCTCGCCGCCGAGGTCCGCAAGGACATGATCCGGGCGCTCGAGGCCTTCGGCATCAAGGTCGAGGCAGGGCACCACGAGGTCGCCGTGGGGCAGCACGAGATCGACTTCGAATACTCCGACGCACTGACGACGGCCGACAACGCGATTACCTTCAAGTACACGCTCAAGGCGATCGCTCAGCGGCACGACCTCTACGCCACCTTCATGCCCAAGCCGATCGCCGGGATCAACGGGAGCGGCATGCACACGCACCAGAGCCTGGCCTCGATCGAGACCGGCCAGAACCTGTTCGTCGATACGGATGACCCCTACGGGCTTTCCGACCTCGCCAAGCACTTCATCGCCGGGCAGCTTTATCACGCCCGCGGGATGTGCGCGGTGCTGGCACCGCTGGTCAACAGCTACAAGCGACTGGTTCCTGGCTACGAAGCGCCGGTCTACATCAGCTGGGCTCGCCAGAACCGCTCAGCGCTCATCCGCGTCCCAGCAGTGCGGCACGGGCGGGTACAGGCCACGCGAATCGAGCTTCGTTGCCCTGATCCCTCGGCCAACCCCTACCTCGCCTACACGGTCATGCTGGCAGCCGGCCTGGATGGTATCGAGCGCAAGCTGCCGCTGCCCGAACCGGTGGAGGAGAACGTCTACCACTTCACCGACGAGGACCTCAAGCGACGCAATATCCAGACGCTGCCCTCCACGCTCGGCGAGGCCATGGACGAACTCGCGAAGGATGAGGTGATCCGCGAGGCACTCGGCGAGCACGTGTTCGAACGGCTGCTCGAGGCGCAGAAGCGCGACTGGGACGCCTTCCGCCAGTACGTCACGCAGTGGGAACTCGATCGGTACCTCGAGATTTACTGA